Part of the Grimontia kaedaensis genome is shown below.
ATGAGCTTTATGGCCAGGATGGCCACGACTATATCTTGGGTCAGGACGGTGACGATCTTATCAAGGGTGGCACCGGTAACGATACCATTGGTGGTGACAACGGGAATGACACCATTTATGGCGAAGACGGCCACGACCGCATCTGGGGTGGCACCGGCAATGACACCATAGATGGCGGTAACCATAACGACACCATTTACGGCGAAGATGGCAATGACAAAATCTATGCCGGCGCAGGCAATGACGGTGTTGACGGTGGTAACCACAATGACGTGATCTATGGCCAGGACGGTGATGATGGTCTGTCCGGTGGTTCGGGCGACGACTACGTCAACGGCGGAAACCACAACGACCGCGTCTACGGCAATGACGGAAACGACCATCTTGTCGGCGAAAACGGTCATGACCTGCTGGTTGGCGGCCACGGCAACGACAAGCTCGAAGGCGGCAACGATAACGATAAGCTCTACGGCGAATGGGGAGATGACGCCCTGTACGGCGGTGCCGGTAACGATGAGCTTTATGGCCAGGATGGCCACGACTATATCCTGGGTCAGGACGGTGACGATCTCATCAAGGGTGGCACCGGTAACGATACCATTGGTGGTGACAACGGGAATGACACCATTTATGGCGAAGACGGCCACGACCGCATCTGGGGTGGCACCGGCAATGACACCATAGATGGCGGTAACCATAACGACACCATTTACGGCGAAGATGGCAATGACACAATCTATGCCGGCGCAGGCAATGACGGTGTTGACGGTGGTAACCACAATGACGTGATCTATGGCCAGGACGGTGATGATGGTCTGTCCGGTGGTTCGGGCGACGACTACGTCAACGGCGGAAACCACAATGACCGCGTCTACGGCAATGACGGAAACGACCATCTTGTCGGCGAAAACGGTCATGACCTGCTGGTTGGCGGCCATGGCAACGACAAGCTCGAAGGCGGCAACGATAACGATAAGCTCTACGGCGAATGGGGGGATGACGCCCTGTACGGCGGTGCCGGTAACGATGAGCTTTATGGCCAGGATGGCCACGACTATATCCTGGGTCAGGACGGTGACGATCTCATCAAGGGTGGCACCGGTAACGATACCATTGGTGGTGACAACGGGAATGACACCATTTATGGCGAAGACGGCCACGACCGCATCTGGGGTGGCACCGGCAATGACACCATAGATGGCGGTAACCATAACGACACCATTTACGGCGAAGATGGCAATGACACTATCTATGCCGGCACAGGCAATGACGGTGTTGACGGTGGTAACCACAATGACGTGATCTATGGCCAGGACGGTGATGATGGTCTGTCCGGTGGATGGGGCGACGACTACGTCAACGGCGGAAACCACAACGACCGCGTCTACGGCAATGACGGAAACGACCATCTTGTCGGCGAAAACGGTCATGACCTGCTGGTTGGCGGCCATGGCAACGACAAGCTCGAAGGCGGCAACGATAACGATAAGCTCTACGGCGAATGGGGGGATGATGCCCTGTACGGTGGTGCCGGTAACGATGAGCTTTATGGCCAGGATGGCCACGACTATATCCTGGGTCAGGACGGTGACGATCTCATCAAGGGTGGCACCGGTAACGATACCATTGGTGGTGACAACGGGAATGACACCATTTATGGCGAAGACGGCCACGACCGCATCTGGGGTGGCACCGGCAATGACACCATAGATGGCGGTAACCATAACGACACCATTTACGGCGAAGATGGCAATGACACAATCTATGCCGGCGCAGGCAATGACGGTGTTGACGGTGGTAACCACAATGACGTGATCTATGGCCAGGACGGTGATGATGGTCTGTCCGGTGGATGGGGCGACGACTACGTCAACGGCGGAAACCACAATGACCACGTCTACGGCAATGACGGAAACGACCATCTTGTCGGCGAAAACGGTCATGACCTGCTGGTTGGCGGCCACGGCAATGACACCCTCGACGGCGGTAATGACAACGATAAGCTCTACGGCGAATGGGGGGATGACCGCTTAATCGGAGGTGAAGGTGACGATATTCTCCATGGTCAGGACGGTAATGACCGCCTCGAAGGCGATAACGGCAACGATGCGCTATACGGGGGTAATCATAACGATGTCCTGATTGGTGGCCACGGTAACGACTACCTCGAAGGTGGAAATGATTGGGACCACCTCTATGGAGAATGGGGTAATGACCGCCTAGTTGGTGGAGAAGGCGACGATGTTCTCCACGGCCAAGACGGTAACGACCGCCTTGAAGGCGATAACGGCAACGATGCGCTTTACGGGGGCAATCATAACGATGTCCTGATTGGCGGCCATGGAAATGACCACCTCGATGGTGGGAACGAAGACGACAAACTCTATGGCCAGTGGGGTAATGACCGTCTAGAAGGTGGTAACGGTAATGACGGCCTTTGGGGTGAAGACGGCAATGATGTTCTGGTCGGCGGCCATGGTAACGACCACCTCAATGGCGGTAACGGCAACGATGAACTGCATGGCCAATGGGGACATGATGACATACACGGCCTCGCCGGTAACGACAGACTCTATGGTGGCACAGGCAACGATACCCTTCGCGGAGGAGATGGTGCTGATTACATTGAAGGTGGTGAAGATAACGACACACTTACCGGTGGAAACGGCGGTGATACCATCTTTGGCCAGGGGGGAGATGACCACATTGAGGGTGGTTTCGGAAACGATACCCTATCAGGTGGCATCGGTAACGATGTTATTTATGGCCAAGGAAATGAAGATAATATCTACGGTGGTGATGGTAACGATGTCCTTAGCGGCGGTAACGAGAAAGATATTCTTGATGGTGGCAGAGGCAGCGACTGGCTATATGGTGGAAACGATAACGACAAAATTTGGGGTGGCGACGGAGGAGACCACCTTTGGGGCGAATCGGGTATTGATTATCTATATGGCGGCTTTGGCAATGATTTCATTGATGGCGGTGATGGTGATGACCATCTGCATGGTGAAGGAAATGAAGATACTATCTATGGCGGTGCAGGCCGCGACACAATATGGGGGGGCAATGAAAAAGACGAACTTCATGGTGGTGACGGAATAGATAAGATCTTTGGAGGGAAAGATAATGACCTGATCCATGGTAACGAGGGTGATGACGAGCTCTGGGGAGAAGATGGTTCAGACCTCATTATAGGCGATGGTGGTTTCGACAGAATATGGGGCGGAGATAACGACGACTCACTCTATGGAGAAGGCAGCGGAGACACTATTTGGGGTGGTAATGGAAACGACTATGTTAATGGCGGTAATGATATCGATGCTTTATATGGCGAAAAAGGCAACGATACGGTCGTCGGTGGCACGGGGAACGATTTCATCTCTGGTGGCAGTGGATACGATATTTTGTGGGGTGGAAAGCATGCGGATCTCTTCTATTTCGACTACTGGTCAGAGCATGACGTCATCAAAGACTTCAACATCATGCAAGGTGACAAGATTCAGATCAATGACACCTTGGCGATCAATTTCAACCAGATTTCTTACTGGCAAAACGGGTCAAATGTTGAGCTTCATGTAAACAGCAATGTCCGAATTACATTAGACAACATGTCAACGTCGGACATAAATAGCGACATTTTCTATTTCAGCTAACACTGATGCCCCCTTAACGGGCTATCGATAAATATTGCACTTAAACATTTTGCGGCTCACTTAGTGAGCCGCACTTTTGTTTCACCCAAGAAAACCTATGCCAACGCTCAACCAATCCTGCCTCGCTCTGCTATGCCAGTAAGTTAGTATCGAGAAGTATCAGGTGAGTTGAAGGAGGTTGTAATGCGCAAAGTAAAAGGAATGCCCTTGGCCGTGATTGCGGGTTACGGTGAGGGACTGGGTGAAGCCATCAAACAAACCTTTGAAAATGACGGTTACCAAGTTGTCACTATCAGTCGCTCGGGTGGAATGATCCTCGCCGACACGACAGATGCGAATGAAGTAAATCGCGCGTTCGCACAAATCAGTGTTCTTCATGGCACTCCTGCTGTTGTGATTTGTAATACAGCAATGCTTACCATTGAGCGCTTTCTCTCGACCACTTCAAAGCGGTTTGAAGAAACCTGGCGCACGTCAGTAATGAGTGTTTTCAATATTGCTCAGGCCACCATACCAATGATGATTAAACAAGGCGGCGGCACGTTTTTGGTAACTGGGGCGACAGCAGGCATTAAGGGAAGTAAAAATTTTAGTGCGTTTTCTTCTGCTAAATTTGCTTTACGTGGACTTACTCAATCCCTTGCCAGAGAATTCCAGCCGCAACGCATTCATGTCTCGCATATTGTTGTTGATGGCATCCTTTGGTCTTCAAAAAGTCAGGAACGTTTTCCTAGCCTGCGTCAAGAGACTGCCATAGAGCCCAACGATGCTGCCAAAGTCTACCTTAGCCTGGCTAAGCAGCCTGCCAGCGCCTGGACCCAGGAAATAGATATTCGCCCTTACAGCGAAGTCTTTTAACAAAGAGGCGTGATAATGAACCAGTGTCATCAAACCGTGATTATCGGTGACTGACAGAGTGGACTTTACAAAACCTACTTACTCGAACAGCAACATCAGGATTACCTATTACTGGCAGCACGGGAGCACTTTAACGAGGCACGGACTGTAGTGATTCATTTTCACCTCCTAGTTTAACGCGTGAGTAAACCTTGAATTGATTGTAAATCTCAATAAATATCAACAAACAATCCAAATTGACGGCTTGCTAGTTTGGTCATTCAATGAGTTTTCCTGCTGGGTAGATGTTAACAGCGTTGTTATGTCACTAAAGATGGTAGAGTTTATATCACATAAAAGGGCTTCTCTGCCGATGATGTGAGTTCAAGTATGTTTCAATTCTTCTGACTCGGCTCTTCAAACTAAAAACCGATCTGTTCTCAATGTCTGGGTTTCTTTTGAGAAAGAAATCCTACACGCCGTTCAGTCAAAAATGACTATTCCTTGGAAAACTTCTCTCGATTTCGGTACATTTATCATGTGTAATCCTCGAAAATTCAGATACCTAATCACAAGCCTTTATTCAAAAATTCACCACAGAGAATAAATCATCCTATTTTAATGCCATAAGCTAGCACTTTAACCATCCTTATATTCTTTTTACCATATAGATCACATCCGGGTTGAGTATTTCACACTAGGCAAATAACCATATTATCTATCATGTGTAATCTCATAAGATAACTTCACGCCAGAGAAATGTCCCTACTTATTATACAGGTTAACGTCATAATATAATCTTATACCAGATATAACATACACTTAAGAAACAAACATAGAGAAAGCTAAAATAAATTAACTTAAGTAACAAATACATTAGCGATATATTATTAATTAATATCATTGTATTTTATTTTCAATTGAAAGTACCACTTTTGGATGAGAGGGCATTTCGGCATAGTTTTTCTTTATAGTGAGGGAATTTCTGTTCACTACACTAGAAAACCAATGAACAGGTTAGCTTTGAAATATAACGCCATATCTAGTTCATATACAAAACCATACTTTCAATGACAATTCGCGGAGTAGGCTTGAAAATAAAAAGCCAAAAAGAGAGATAAGAATTAGAACGCCAAACATTCATTATCAAATATTAGTGGACTTATATATTTTTAATCTTTTTAAACCTGTAGATTGTAAATGGAGCGAACAAACAATGTACTCACCATCTTTTAAAAGACTTAAATCAGGAAAGATTTTCGCAGGAGCTCTACTAGCCTGCTTTTCAACTCTCTCCTACTCCGCCAGCCATAGTATTACTTGGAACGATATTGGTGATCCTCTTTGGGCTCAAAATCCACACCTAATTGGTGTAGGCGACCTTAGTCCTAGGGAGCGTATCTGGGCAGCATCTGATATTGCTTCAAGATCCGACAAAAGCGCCTCGCTAAGTCAACGCATTTCAACTCAAGATGGCACTTGGCTTAATGGTAATCGTCACCGCGCCTTTGATCTCTATCTAGAAAGCGATATTACCCCCACCGACTCCGACGCAAAGGGTGATTTAATACAAGCGCTTATGGGAAACGAAAGTACTGACGGTAAAAATTACTGTAAAGCATTTCTTGATCTTCCAGGCGGTTTAGATGGAGTATGGAATGGCGGCTGGGCAGGACACTCAGCTGCCATTTCTGTTGGTGGAGGTTCTTCCCCTTCAACGTCAATTAGCTTAACCTTGGCTACAGAGTGTGACCCTGTTCATAACGGCTATGGGTTCAACGTTGCATTAGGTGCCTCTCTTTCAAACCCCTTCTTCGATGCAATTGAATTGATGCAATATGCACTTCCCATCAAATTCACTTTTAATGCTGGTGTAGGCGCTAATATTAAATACGCAATGGGTGGCGGTTATACTGGTTGGTTTAACTCCGTTCCTCATCCTATTTATATCAATAACAGATGGCGCACTCCAGAGTATGTTTACAACACCGTCTCATTCAACGGATGGCAAAATTTTTCAGTTGGTGTGGCAGTCGGCGTGGGAGTGACCGCTAACTTAACGGGCACAGTAAACACTATTTCAGCATCAATACCATTGCGGATTGAGGGTGGTCTAACCAGAGATAATAATCCTAAAAACTGGAAGTTTTACGTTCATGCCAATGGGAAAGCATCGACTAAGGCATTTGGTGGCAACATAATAGGTGCAGTTAAGGCGGGCTTCCCACCTTGGACTATCACATTGTACGCCGCGACTTTAATGAGCTGGAGTGGTTATACACTTGGAGAAAGAGTTTGGTTAGATGAATATATCAAAGGAAAAATTGTTATAGATAAGAATGATCCCCGTATTTCAAGACTGGGTAGTGTTCGAAGCATAATATAAGGTCTGATATACGATAAGGTGCCGTTTATTCGGCGCCTTTATTGAGGTATGAACATGAAAATAAAATTTATTCTCCCAGTTATCGTTCTATTTCTTATCGCCATGAGCTTCACCTACTTAAGTTTGGAAGGCGCAAAAAAACAGGAATCAATAGACATATCTGAAAATTCAGAAGTCAAAATAAATGAAAAACCTTTATCGTTATCTAATGAAAACTCGAAGAGTACGCAGCAACCTACTCCCTTTAAAAAAAATTCAACCCCAAATTTTATTGGATATGTCGTTAATTTAAAAAATACAGCGAAGCTCGATTTTGGCAAGGAAAGTAACTCACCACCTACTGAGGCAATGCTCTCCTTTGAAGTTGTTTTCGAAAACCAAGACATTGGAAAGCGCAAAAGACGGGGGATATTAAGGAACTTTAGGGTCACCACTCCCGACAAGGCAGCCTCACCCAGTGACGAAAATGAAATAGGGTTTCTATACGCATACAAAGCTCCACAACTTTACACATCCATAGATATGCTTGGGCTTTCAAGAGAACACCCCTTAGGTTCTGCGGCCTTTTACATATCAAACCTCTCTTATAGCCCAAACGATGAGCCAGTAACCATCAAAGAGGCATCACGTTCAGCTGTTTATCAATATCAAATTGATGGAGCATCAAACACAGTCACACGACGATTATTAGATATCCTATACACCGATCAGTTCGAATTGGGTTCGATTGTAGACGACATCAAAGACTCATGGTCGGGTCAAATAGGTGACGATGGCCTTCTAACAGAAGCTAACGTGAATTTGTCCATGCAAGGGAACGTTTCTCTAGACATGTCGCACAACTCATCTTCTATCGCGGAAAACAATAAAATACAGATTGGCATGACCATCGTAGGCAGCTACCAAAGATTCGATCCTGGATATGTCGAATTTAAAAATGAGCTGTTTACATTTAATGCTAACGCACGATTCAATTCAGATTTAGAATCCTATGCCGCCAAAGAGGATATTTCTAACGATGAGCAATACTACGAGGCACTCAGTGGGTTATCAAACTCACTCTCCTATACAGAGTCTGTACGCGTAGGTCAGTACCTTCTTAACTTCAAAACATTGTCAGAAATAAAGTCAATGTTAAGTGATGAAGCACTTTCTCCATTAGAGCGACAAGCCATATTGATGGCAATACAAGATGCTAACCAACCCGAATCTGAGCAATACCTTGGGAATATTATCAACGATCCAGATGTTCCTTACAGATACAGAGCTGCAGGTATGGTGAACCTGGCACACCTCGACGGAGCGACAGATATCGCAATGGAAGCATTCAAGGAGGTCATCAAACGAAATGATTCTCCGATGCTGAGCGAGACTGCTATGTTCAACATTGGTAATCTCGCAAATAATCAAACGGCTTTGCGTCAAAGTGGTATTGATATGGTCTCAGCGGTATTACAAAGCGATACCTTGTCGAATAGAGAACGGCTAATAGCACTCAAATCCGCCGCCAATATTGATGATGATGTTTTCACCCCCACGTTCATAAAGTCGATGGGTTCAGATCATCCTTTTGAGCGAAATGCCGCCGTAGAGGGTGCGCTGTACCGTCCCGATGGAAGAGCTGATGCTGTTGAGCATCTTCTGAACGAGGAAAAAACTGTCGTACTGACCACAGCCTCTCGTTTTTTCAGTACCAATGAAATGACGTTTATTGAGCAAGGCCAGTTTTACAACCGTCTGGTCAAAGAAGAATCTGACAATAAGCAGTCAGCATTGGCGACTATTCTGCTTGCAAATGAAAAGCAACGGCCTCAAATGATATCAAAATTAGAGGAGCTTGCTCTAAATACAAATAAACCAGGTCTTACGAAAATTTTAGACATCTACCAGCAGCAGACTTTAAGCGAATCAACGTTTCCTGATGTTGGAGGATAGATAAGCTTTCACAATGTAGTATGAAAGACACATAAATTTAGTTATCCCCCAAACAATAAAAAGCGATGGATTTCATCACCTATGAAGGATTGGGGGATATTCTAAAAACCACTCGTATTTCTCTTCATCGATTCAATGCCTATTTTTTCACTCACACAAGAAATACTACGCCACTGACTTACCAATACTGCCTCGCTAAACGCCAGCATTACGTTAGCATCTACTCCATTGAACCTGTGTTGATGGAAAACGCAATGACAACATCCAAGGGAAAACCTCTAGCAGTGATTGCCGGTTATGGTGAGGGGCTGGGTGAGGCGATTAAATACACTTTCGAAAACGATGGTTTTAAAGTAGTTACCATCAGTCGTTCTGGTGGGATGATAATTGCGGACACAACAAATGCCAATGATATCAACCGCGCATTTGGACAGATTGATGCACTTCATGGCACACCGGATGTCGTGATTTGCAACACCGCAATGCTCACAATCGAGCGCTTCCTTTCAACAACACCAGCAAGATTTGAAGAAACTTGGCGCACGTCCGTAATGAGTGTTTTCAATATCTCACAGGCGGTGATTCCAATGATGATAAAGCAAGGCGGTGGTACCTTGCTGGTAACGGGAGCAACAGCAGGTATCAGAGGCAGCAAGAACTTTAGCGCGTTTTCATCTGCAAAATTTGCCTTACGCGGGCTCACTCAATCGCTCGCAAGAGAGTTCCAGCCACAGCGCATCCACGTTGCCCACGTGATTATTGATGGAATTTTGTGGTCACCGAAAAGTCGCGAGCGCTTCCCGGCCCTTCAATACGAGAACGCCATCGAGCCAAACGAAGCCGCCAGTGTGTATCTTAACTTAACCAAACAGCCTGCCAGCGCATGGACTCAGGAAATGGATATTCGCCCATATAACGAGCTGTTTTAAACAAGGAGGCATGATGATGAACAAGTATCCTCAAACCGTCATTGTCGGTGGCGGACTAAGCGGACTTTATGCCGCCTATTTGCTAGAGCAACAAGATCACGATTACATGGTGTTAGAAGCACGGGATCGTTTTGGAGGACGAATAGTCTCAGCGTCATCGGATGCACAGGCAGCCAGAGTCGACCTCGGCCCCTCCTGGTTCTGGCCGAACATCAACCCGCGTATTTCCAAATTAGCCGAAGAGCTCAGCATTCGCAGCTATAAGCAACATGGTGACGGGCACTATCTTGTCGAAAAAGCCCGGGGCGCGCCACCACAGGCAATCAATGTTGGGTATGACATTATGCCTGACACCTACCGCCTTGAAGGCGGAATGCAAGCAATGGTCGAAGGCTTACTGGAAAAACTTCCAGCGGAAAAACGGATTGCAAGCAGCAAGCTGACAGAAGTTTCGCTGAACAATGGCACTTACACCCTGAGCTATGAGAAGTCGGGGGAGACCAGAACGCTACAAACACAAAACATTATTTTTGCGATGCCACTGAGATTGATTGCACGCACAGTGAGTTTTAATCCATCATTGAGCCCTGCTCTGATGAATACTTTTGACGGCACAGAAACCTGGATGGCAGCGCATGCTAAAGCCGTATTTATCTATAACAAACCTTTCTGGCGCGACAATGGGTTTTCGGGTTCAGCTTCAAGCAATGTAGGGCCTTTAGTAGAAATCCATGATGCTTCGCCGGAGTTAAATGGTCAGCCCGTATATGGCGCAATCATGGGCTTTATGGGCATTAACGCCGCAGCGCGGAAAACCGCAGGCGATGAGACATTGAAAAAACTCATTCAACAGCAACTTGTCAGGTTGTTTGGGCCAGATGCGGAAAACCCGATTTCAATTCAGTATGTGGATTGGTTTCAGGAAAAGTACACGGCCACGAACGATGACATGGCTGTAATGCATGGTTTGTATGGCTTTACCCAACAAGATGAGAATCACCCAAACATTTTCTTTGCTGGAACCGAAGCCTCCCGCGCTTATGGCGGGTATCTGGAAGGCGCTTTAGACTCTGCCAACAAGGCAGTTGAAGCACTAATGACAAAATCCCTTCAATTTTCCTGAAGGGATTCGGTTAGATTCCGCTGCTAAATATACCGATAGGGTCGCAACCATAACGGTTGCTTCCTTTGGTGCCACGTAACAAGGTAAACACTAGAAACACCAAAGGACCCACAACAGGCACGACAACAACCAACCACCACCAACCTGACTTGTTGATGTCGTGAAGGCGTCTAACCGTCACAGTAATAAAGGGGATGAGGGTAACAGCAAACCAAAGTGGTGCAGCGTAAAAGTCTGTTAACTGGAACGCATACACCCCGACCTCAGCGACATCAATCCCGACGCAGAGAGCTAACACTATATTTTGAATGAGGAAGAATCCCCAAAACTCTCGTCGTCTAGCCCTGCCTGAAAATTTCGCGTAATTCCAAAACGCGGCAAACAGCCATTTCATTCGAGTATATCCTTACTTCTCTTAGGCTTATTCGAATTTTTTTGTAAAGCCGTGACTGTACCCAAACAACCTAGAACTCAAAGATATTGAGGCCAACTATAGGTGGCTTGGGTATTGCTTTTTAAACGCGGGTTTAAACTATCAAAAGCTTTTCCTTGGTAGGTGAACTCACTACACAAAAATAGTGTTCCAGACTTTATTTACGAAGAGATTATCATTTCTGAGGCGCATTTCTCAGGCATAAAAAGTCACAAGTTTTACTGAGACCATTCTGAGGCTCCCGCCAAGCCCATCATGTACTCATATCCGTATTTCTAAAAACCCATCACCGTCGCAACTTTTCCCAATCAAGATCCTGAATAACGCGCCTTTTGACGATATGCAGTTGAATAAGCAGAAACTCGAATGTATATTGCGAACGATTTTGATAACCATTTTCATTTATGAAAAGGAGCAATAAATGAAAACTTTTATCCAGGCAGCACTGCTTTCATTAGTCACTACCTCCGCAGTGGCTGCAGACTCAGTTGTTATTGAACACCGTATGGGAAAAACCGAAGTTCACGGTGTACCTGAGCGTGTTGTCGTGATTGGTCTCGGGTCTCTGG
Proteins encoded:
- a CDS encoding calcium-binding protein, with amino-acid sequence MTKIIKGTEGNDTIIGTDEDEIIYGYGGNDFIQGWDGTDFIYGGDGDDIVIGGDGTDEVHGDAGDDWVRGGLLDDYLYGGSGDDRVEGFHGDDNLYGGTGNDRLFGGEGNDNLYGDEGDDQIRAGQGADIAHGGDGNDVIFGDEGNDILNGDGGNDVLWGEEGNDIQNGGLGNDSLFGGIGNDTLNGESGNDVLHGQDGNDILKGEDGDDTLHGGNGNDSIYGGVGSDYLHGDSGADHLEGGEGDDHLDGGSENDVLHGQDGNDTLTGGTGNDILTGGAGNDELRGGDDNDRLYGQDGNDKIFGDGGNDYIEAGAGNDTVDGGDSNDEIYGESGDDKIHAGAGTDYAHGGNGNDKVDGGDGDDVVDGGAGNDHVLGGNGDDRVYAGTGWDHLWGGEGNDKLYAGDDSIGDALFGENGDDELYGNKGNDYIVSGAGNDKAYGGAGDDVLYGQDGDDLIEAGEGNDYVEAGNGNDVVKGDTGNDTIYGQGGIDNIDAGAGNDYANGGNDKDRVDGGDGDDVVDGGAGNDHVLGGNGDDRVYAGTGWDHLWGGEGNDKLYAGDDSIGDALFGENGDDELYGNKGNDYIVSGAGNDKAYGGAGDDVLYGQDGDDLIEAGEGNDYVEAGNGNDVVKGDTGNDTIHGQGGIDNIDAGAGNDYANGGNDKDRIDGGDGDDVVDGGAGNDHVLGGNGDDRVYAGTGWDHLWGGEGNDKLYAGDDSIGDALFGENGDDELYGNKGNDYIVSGAGNDKAYGGAGDDVLYGQDGDDLIEAGDGNDYVEAGNGNDVVKGDAGNDTIYGQDGNDTIYAGAGNDGVDGGNHNDVIYGQDGDDGLSGGSGDDYVNGGNHNDRVYGNDGNDHLVGENGHDLLVGGHGNDKLEGGNDNDKLYGEWGDDALYGGAGNDELYGQDGHDYILGQDGDDLIKGGTGNDTIGGDNGNDTIYGEDGHDRIWGGTGNDTIDGGNHNDTIYGEDGNDKIYAGAGNDGVDGGNHNDVIYGQDGDDGLSGGSGDDYVNGGNHNDRVYGNDGNDHLVGENGHDLLVGGHGNDKLEGGNDNDKLYGEWGDDALYGGAGNDELYGQDGHDYILGQDGDDLIKGGTGNDTIGGDNGNDTIYGEDGHDRIWGGTGNDTIDGGNHNDTIYGEDGNDTIYAGAGNDGVDGGNHNDVIYGQDGDDGLSGGSGDDYVNGGNHNDRVYGNDGNDHLVGENGHDLLVGGHGNDKLEGGNDNDKLYGEWGDDALYGGAGNDELYGQDGHDYILGQDGDDLIKGGTGNDTIGGDNGNDTIYGEDGHDRIWGGTGNDTIDGGNHNDTIYGEDGNDTIYAGTGNDGVDGGNHNDVIYGQDGDDGLSGGWGDDYVNGGNHNDRVYGNDGNDHLVGENGHDLLVGGHGNDKLEGGNDNDKLYGEWGDDALYGGAGNDELYGQDGHDYILGQDGDDLIKGGTGNDTIGGDNGNDTIYGEDGHDRIWGGTGNDTIDGGNHNDTIYGEDGNDTIYAGAGNDGVDGGNHNDVIYGQDGDDGLSGGWGDDYVNGGNHNDHVYGNDGNDHLVGENGHDLLVGGHGNDTLDGGNDNDKLYGEWGDDRLIGGEGDDILHGQDGNDRLEGDNGNDALYGGNHNDVLIGGHGNDYLEGGNDWDHLYGEWGNDRLVGGEGDDVLHGQDGNDRLEGDNGNDALYGGNHNDVLIGGHGNDHLDGGNEDDKLYGQWGNDRLEGGNGNDGLWGEDGNDVLVGGHGNDHLNGGNGNDELHGQWGHDDIHGLAGNDRLYGGTGNDTLRGGDGADYIEGGEDNDTLTGGNGGDTIFGQGGDDHIEGGFGNDTLSGGIGNDVIYGQGNEDNIYGGDGNDVLSGGNEKDILDGGRGSDWLYGGNDNDKIWGGDGGDHLWGESGIDYLYGGFGNDFIDGGDGDDHLHGEGNEDTIYGGAGRDTIWGGNEKDELHGGDGIDKIFGGKDNDLIHGNEGDDELWGEDGSDLIIGDGGFDRIWGGDNDDSLYGEGSGDTIWGGNGNDYVNGGNDIDALYGEKGNDTVVGGTGNDFISGGSGYDILWGGKHADLFYFDYWSEHDVIKDFNIMQGDKIQINDTLAINFNQISYWQNGSNVELHVNSNVRITLDNMSTSDINSDIFYFS
- a CDS encoding SDR family NAD(P)-dependent oxidoreductase, producing the protein MRKVKGMPLAVIAGYGEGLGEAIKQTFENDGYQVVTISRSGGMILADTTDANEVNRAFAQISVLHGTPAVVICNTAMLTIERFLSTTSKRFEETWRTSVMSVFNIAQATIPMMIKQGGGTFLVTGATAGIKGSKNFSAFSSAKFALRGLTQSLAREFQPQRIHVSHIVVDGILWSSKSQERFPSLRQETAIEPNDAAKVYLSLAKQPASAWTQEIDIRPYSEVF
- a CDS encoding SDR family NAD(P)-dependent oxidoreductase, whose protein sequence is MDFITYEGLGDILKTTRISLHRFNAYFFTHTRNTTPLTYQYCLAKRQHYVSIYSIEPVLMENAMTTSKGKPLAVIAGYGEGLGEAIKYTFENDGFKVVTISRSGGMIIADTTNANDINRAFGQIDALHGTPDVVICNTAMLTIERFLSTTPARFEETWRTSVMSVFNISQAVIPMMIKQGGGTLLVTGATAGIRGSKNFSAFSSAKFALRGLTQSLAREFQPQRIHVAHVIIDGILWSPKSRERFPALQYENAIEPNEAASVYLNLTKQPASAWTQEMDIRPYNELF
- a CDS encoding flavin monoamine oxidase family protein, with protein sequence MNKYPQTVIVGGGLSGLYAAYLLEQQDHDYMVLEARDRFGGRIVSASSDAQAARVDLGPSWFWPNINPRISKLAEELSIRSYKQHGDGHYLVEKARGAPPQAINVGYDIMPDTYRLEGGMQAMVEGLLEKLPAEKRIASSKLTEVSLNNGTYTLSYEKSGETRTLQTQNIIFAMPLRLIARTVSFNPSLSPALMNTFDGTETWMAAHAKAVFIYNKPFWRDNGFSGSASSNVGPLVEIHDASPELNGQPVYGAIMGFMGINAAARKTAGDETLKKLIQQQLVRLFGPDAENPISIQYVDWFQEKYTATNDDMAVMHGLYGFTQQDENHPNIFFAGTEASRAYGGYLEGALDSANKAVEALMTKSLQFS
- a CDS encoding DUF805 domain-containing protein encodes the protein MKWLFAAFWNYAKFSGRARRREFWGFFLIQNIVLALCVGIDVAEVGVYAFQLTDFYAAPLWFAVTLIPFITVTVRRLHDINKSGWWWLVVVVPVVGPLVFLVFTLLRGTKGSNRYGCDPIGIFSSGI